The Mycteria americana isolate JAX WOST 10 ecotype Jacksonville Zoo and Gardens chromosome 18, USCA_MyAme_1.0, whole genome shotgun sequence genome window below encodes:
- the TMEM278 gene encoding transmembrane protein 278, which yields MSGQDTEDFGAENLSEKSQMIPSLPPYDMDDQLLPREPRSAWCCLAWTLLVVTMNSLVFLMNLILMFVIFTIVLLPTIVVVYFGFQCHSRVLHSAARYCKSILDDNSSSALIILGFVIMSPLIVVAMAIYCNLARRLRLFMCFQPYSRAVYKGVKWRWYEEGGLCSCVKGWNTQVKAWV from the exons atgtctGGCCAGGACACTGAGGACTTTGGAGCAGAAAACCTCTCAGAAAAGTCCCAGATGATTCCTAGCCTCCCGCCATATGACATGGATGACCAGCTCCTTCCCAGGGAGCCACGGAGTGCCTGGTGCTGCTTGGCATGGACCCTGCTGGTAGTCACCATGAACTCCTTGGTCTTTCTCATGAATTTGATCCTGATGTTCGTTATCTTCACCATTGTGCTGCTTCCTACCATTGTGGTGGTTTACTTTGGCTTCCAATGCCACTCCCGG GTGCTGCACTCGGCTGCCCGCTACTGCAAGAGCATCTTGGATGACAACAGCTCTTCTGCCCTCATCATCCTTGGCTTCGTCATCATGTCCCCTCTCATTGTGGTGGCCATGGCTATCTACTGCAACCTGGCAAGGCGTCTCCGTCTCTTCATGTGCTTCCAGCCGTACAGCAGGGCAGTGTACAAGGGGGTGAAGTGGCGCTGGTATGAGGAGGGAGGCCTGTGCAGCTGTGTCAAGGGGTGGAACACTCAAGTCAAGGCCTGGGTATGA